The following proteins come from a genomic window of Galactobacillus timonensis:
- a CDS encoding SOS response-associated peptidase has translation MCGRYSFDVNANPDFQKLIDQAKNHLTNKELTLLQRGEIAPGQTAFLFTRDISGRYHTTLARWGFASRSARLIINARAETADSSPFFQGCRRCLVYAGGYYEWSADHTRYLFLHQRGTIGLGGLLHREADGRLSFVILTQAASGKAAEIHDRMPLAYDHDSADAFFSAGTIQQAAALSLKDREQERA, from the coding sequence ATGTGCGGAAGATACAGCTTTGATGTTAACGCAAATCCAGACTTTCAGAAACTGATTGATCAGGCAAAGAACCATCTCACAAACAAGGAACTGACGCTGCTGCAGCGCGGCGAAATCGCACCCGGCCAGACCGCCTTTCTTTTTACCAGAGACATCAGCGGCCGCTACCATACAACCCTTGCCCGCTGGGGCTTTGCCTCACGCAGTGCCCGTCTCATCATCAATGCCCGCGCCGAGACCGCCGATTCCAGCCCCTTCTTTCAGGGCTGCCGGCGCTGCCTGGTCTATGCCGGCGGCTACTATGAATGGTCAGCCGACCATACCCGATATCTCTTTCTACATCAGCGTGGAACGATCGGCCTGGGCGGCCTGCTTCACAGAGAAGCCGATGGCCGTCTGAGCTTTGTCATCCTGACCCAGGCAGCTTCAGGAAAAGCCGCAGAGATTCATGACCGCATGCCGCTGGCCTATGATCATGACTCTGCCGACGCCTTCTTTTCCGCCGGCACGATTCAGCAGGCAGCTGCTCTTTCACTGAAAGATCGTGAACAGGAGCGTGCCTAG
- the ruvB gene encoding Holliday junction branch migration DNA helicase RuvB: MDSGDENIMSVLPEAGDNEETIRPQTLDDYVGQEELKNNLRIFIQAALQRNESLDHVLLYGPPGLGKTTLAYILANEMHAHIRTASGPSIMKAGDLASVLSVLEPGDVLFIDEIHRLPRQVEEVLYPAMEDFCLDVMVGSEGSSRSVRLDLPPFTLVGATTRYGDLSSPLRDRFGIVSKLDYYTVEQLSKIVTRSARVMNAEIDPDAVVEIARRSRGTPRIANRLLRRIRDFAQVLSGGRITKEIAAQALDRLHVDALGLDEVDLRYLHGIIDRFHGGPVGLEALANAISEEAVTLEDVYEPYLIQIGFINRTARGRVATKEAYEHLGIEGSFQNTLF, encoded by the coding sequence ATGGACAGCGGCGATGAAAATATCATGTCTGTACTGCCTGAGGCAGGGGACAACGAAGAAACCATTCGTCCCCAGACTCTGGATGATTATGTCGGTCAGGAAGAGCTGAAGAACAATCTTCGTATTTTCATTCAGGCCGCTCTGCAGAGAAACGAATCTCTGGACCATGTCCTTCTCTACGGTCCTCCGGGACTGGGCAAGACGACGCTTGCCTACATTCTTGCCAATGAGATGCATGCCCATATCCGTACCGCCAGCGGACCATCGATCATGAAAGCCGGTGATCTTGCTTCGGTACTTTCGGTGCTGGAGCCGGGGGATGTACTGTTCATTGATGAGATTCACCGTCTTCCCCGTCAGGTGGAAGAAGTGCTGTATCCGGCGATGGAGGATTTCTGCCTGGATGTTATGGTCGGCAGTGAAGGCAGTTCACGGTCCGTGCGTCTCGATCTGCCGCCGTTTACGCTTGTCGGTGCAACGACGCGCTATGGCGATCTCTCTTCGCCTTTGCGGGACCGTTTCGGCATCGTGTCGAAGCTTGATTATTATACGGTCGAGCAGCTGTCCAAGATTGTGACCCGTTCGGCGCGGGTGATGAATGCGGAAATTGATCCGGATGCGGTTGTTGAAATCGCGCGGCGTTCCCGCGGTACGCCGCGGATTGCCAATCGTCTGCTGCGGCGGATCCGCGACTTTGCCCAGGTACTCAGCGGCGGCCGGATTACGAAGGAAATTGCCGCCCAGGCGCTTGATCGTCTCCATGTGGATGCGCTGGGGCTTGATGAAGTTGATCTTCGGTATCTCCATGGCATCATTGATCGGTTCCATGGCGGTCCGGTCGGGCTGGAGGCTTTGGCCAATGCGATCAGCGAAGAAGCTGTGACGCTGGAGGATGTCTATGAGCCCTACCTGATCCAGATCGGCTTTATCAACCGGACGGCACGGGGCCGTGTTGCAACAAAGGAAGCCTACGAGCATCTTGGCATCGAAGGTTCCTTCCAGAATACATTGTTCTAG
- the rpmA gene encoding 50S ribosomal protein L27: MKYVLDIQFFASKKGVSSTKNGRDSAGRRLGAKKGDGQFATAGSILYRQRGTKIYPGKNVGRGGDDTLFATASGIVRFERLGKDRKQVSVYPEEA, encoded by the coding sequence ATGAAGTACGTTCTGGATATTCAGTTCTTCGCATCCAAGAAGGGTGTTTCTTCCACCAAGAACGGCCGTGATTCTGCAGGTCGTCGTCTGGGCGCCAAGAAGGGTGACGGACAGTTCGCAACTGCCGGCTCCATTCTTTACCGTCAGAGAGGCACGAAGATTTATCCGGGGAAGAACGTCGGCCGCGGCGGCGACGATACGCTGTTTGCTACAGCAAGTGGTATCGTTCGTTTCGAGCGTCTGGGCAAGGATCGGAAACAGGTTTCCGTTTACCCGGAAGAAGCGTAA
- a CDS encoding valine--tRNA ligase has translation MKKELAAKYDHKAVEDGRYDKWVRAGYFTAGDKSKDPFTIVIPPPNVTGILHLGHAWDNTLQDIICRYKRMKGYDVLYLPGMDHAGIATQAKVDARLKSEGISRYDIGREKFLDRAWEWKEEYAATIRKQWAKLGNSLDYSRERFTMDEGFNKAVRHVFVTLYNEGLIYRGWRIINWDPEARTALSNIEVIYQEDPGKMYYMNYETVEDHEHFIVATTRPETMFGDVCIVVNPNDEKRKHLIGKHCINPANGQQLPIIGDDYIDMDFGTAIMKCTPAHDPNDFAIAERHGLDKPICMNPDGTMNEICGKYAGMDRYACRDALVEDFTQRGVMDHIENITHQVGHSERTHCVVEPYLSQQWFVKMKPLAQDVLDHQKDPDSRINFYPERFNKTFTQWLENIEDWCISRQLWWGHRIPAWYNKTTGETYVGEEGPKDPENWTQDEDVLDTWFSSALWPFATLGWPEETDDYKRYYPTSTMVTGYDIIFFWVARMAFQGRHFTKERPFKDVLIHGLIRDSQGRKMSKSLGNGIDPMQVIDQYGVDALRFFLATNSTPGQDMRYIPEKVEAAWNFINKLWNASRFVLMNLDEDMKPEDVDLSHLSEADAWILARLNTVLDHFNENMEKYEFALVGNELYSFVWDDFCSWYIEMSKASLQSSDEEVRKAAKSTLFVMLNAIVRLLHPFMPFVTEEIYLALPHEKESICLETWPEKVAGVPMRHIAEMDRVVSVISKLRELKNDNGLKPSRRLSFILKDLDGNVIPVEENQKAMIDRMAKSDWVDHLDGDLTVATVTGGSIYIPSQELLDVEEEKKKLTSERVRLEGEVARSTKILSNPGFLAKAPAAKVEAEKAKLADYEKQLAVVIARFEAIAK, from the coding sequence ATGAAGAAAGAACTCGCCGCAAAGTACGATCATAAGGCTGTGGAAGACGGCCGTTATGACAAGTGGGTCAGGGCCGGCTATTTCACGGCCGGGGACAAATCCAAAGACCCGTTTACAATTGTCATTCCTCCTCCCAATGTGACCGGGATTCTGCACCTTGGTCATGCCTGGGACAATACGCTGCAGGATATCATCTGCCGCTATAAGCGGATGAAGGGCTATGATGTTCTGTATCTGCCGGGCATGGATCATGCCGGCATTGCGACGCAGGCAAAGGTTGATGCCCGCCTGAAGTCGGAAGGTATTTCACGCTATGACATCGGCCGTGAAAAGTTCCTCGACCGCGCCTGGGAGTGGAAGGAAGAATACGCCGCTACGATCCGGAAGCAATGGGCAAAGCTCGGCAACAGTCTTGATTATTCAAGAGAGCGCTTCACTATGGATGAAGGCTTCAACAAGGCGGTCCGCCATGTCTTTGTGACGCTGTACAACGAGGGGCTGATCTACCGTGGATGGCGGATCATCAACTGGGATCCGGAAGCGCGTACCGCCCTCAGCAACATTGAAGTCATCTACCAGGAAGATCCGGGCAAGATGTACTACATGAACTATGAGACGGTTGAAGATCATGAACATTTCATCGTCGCAACAACCCGTCCGGAGACGATGTTCGGCGATGTGTGCATCGTCGTCAACCCCAACGATGAGAAGCGCAAGCATCTGATCGGCAAGCACTGCATCAATCCGGCCAACGGCCAGCAGCTTCCGATCATCGGCGATGACTATATCGATATGGATTTCGGTACGGCCATCATGAAGTGTACGCCGGCTCACGATCCCAACGACTTTGCGATTGCGGAGCGTCACGGTCTTGACAAGCCCATCTGCATGAATCCGGACGGAACGATGAATGAGATCTGCGGTAAGTATGCAGGCATGGACCGCTATGCGTGCCGCGATGCACTGGTTGAGGATTTCACGCAGCGCGGCGTCATGGATCATATTGAAAACATTACGCATCAGGTTGGCCATTCGGAGCGTACACACTGCGTCGTGGAGCCGTATCTTTCCCAGCAGTGGTTCGTGAAGATGAAGCCGCTGGCCCAGGATGTGCTGGATCATCAGAAGGATCCGGATTCGCGGATCAACTTCTATCCGGAGCGCTTCAACAAGACCTTTACACAGTGGCTTGAGAACATCGAGGACTGGTGCATATCGCGTCAGCTCTGGTGGGGGCACCGCATTCCTGCATGGTATAACAAGACGACGGGTGAGACCTACGTTGGCGAAGAGGGGCCCAAGGATCCGGAGAACTGGACGCAGGATGAGGATGTTCTGGATACCTGGTTTTCTTCGGCACTGTGGCCGTTTGCGACGCTGGGATGGCCTGAGGAAACCGATGATTACAAGCGCTACTATCCGACAAGCACGATGGTGACCGGCTATGACATCATCTTCTTCTGGGTTGCGCGCATGGCGTTCCAGGGCCGTCACTTTACGAAGGAGCGTCCGTTCAAGGATGTTCTGATCCATGGTCTGATCCGCGATTCGCAGGGCCGCAAGATGTCCAAGTCGCTGGGCAACGGAATTGATCCGATGCAGGTCATTGATCAGTACGGTGTGGATGCGCTGCGTTTCTTCCTGGCGACCAACTCGACGCCGGGGCAGGATATGCGCTACATTCCGGAAAAGGTGGAGGCTGCCTGGAACTTCATTAATAAACTTTGGAATGCGAGCCGCTTTGTGCTGATGAATCTTGATGAGGACATGAAGCCGGAAGATGTGGACCTTTCGCATCTTTCAGAGGCGGATGCCTGGATTCTGGCGCGTCTCAATACGGTTCTTGATCATTTCAACGAGAACATGGAGAAGTATGAGTTTGCGCTGGTCGGCAACGAGCTGTACAGCTTCGTCTGGGATGATTTCTGCAGCTGGTACATTGAAATGAGCAAGGCGTCGCTGCAGAGTTCGGACGAAGAAGTGCGCAAGGCCGCAAAGAGTACGCTCTTTGTGATGCTCAATGCGATCGTTCGTCTGCTCCATCCGTTCATGCCGTTTGTGACGGAGGAGATCTATCTGGCTCTGCCGCATGAAAAGGAATCGATCTGTCTGGAAACCTGGCCTGAGAAGGTGGCAGGTGTTCCGATGAGGCACATTGCGGAGATGGATCGTGTGGTTTCGGTAATTTCGAAGCTGCGTGAGCTGAAGAATGACAATGGTCTGAAGCCTTCGCGCCGTCTGTCCTTCATTCTGAAGGATCTCGATGGAAATGTGATTCCGGTTGAGGAAAATCAGAAGGCGATGATTGACCGTATGGCGAAGAGTGACTGGGTCGATCATCTGGATGGTGATCTGACGGTTGCGACGGTTACGGGCGGAAGTATTTATATTCCTTCGCAGGAGCTTCTCGATGTTGAGGAAGAGAAGAAGAAGCTGACCAGTGAGCGTGTGCGTCTGGAAGGTGAGGTTGCCCGTTCGACGAAGATTCTTTCCAATCCCGGTTTCCTTGCCAAGGCGCCGGCGGCCAAGGTTGAGGCGGAGAAGGCAAAGCTGGCTGACTATGAGAAGCAGCTGGCGGTTGTCATTGCCCGTTTTGAAGCCATTGCCAAATAA
- a CDS encoding sensor histidine kinase: protein MKIDRHGIRFQLWLVFLLFAVMIVGILGVLQTALVQPYYRNSKIQSVQQVSNAITQDLLLNAADEKAVSDALQISVENSVCVQVYNDQDRLVYETDSLGSACAFHAPSKVSSDASLNVRNPQQLKTMLDEQTGSGSVLLTNTQTSQEMIIYGQTVHATLANYYIYVNSPLEPVDSIINFFSQQYFLYMGIVVVVASVVSLILSNTISRPIRAMQAQANKLASADYSASFEGGNYTETKDLATTLNGAAEKLGKINELRKDLIANVSHDIKTPLTSIKAYAEMIRDISGDNPEKRQQHLNVILSEADYMNHLVTDMSELAKLQSGNFILHPVNFDIVEKINDLCDYNDAQVKEGGLTVIRDLPNELIVYADEVKITQVINNFFTNAIKHTPPGKTITLRAYRKEDEETARVEVIDEGEGISPEELPYIWDRYQKSSRSFSRSMTSTGLGLSIAKGILGAHHAKFGVISKVNEGSTFWFELQPPQEPEDMEEENEEE from the coding sequence TTGAAAATTGATCGGCACGGGATACGGTTTCAGCTGTGGCTGGTATTTCTGCTGTTTGCGGTGATGATCGTCGGCATTCTCGGCGTTCTGCAGACGGCGCTGGTACAGCCGTATTACCGCAACAGCAAAATCCAGTCGGTGCAGCAGGTCTCAAATGCGATTACACAGGACCTGCTTTTAAACGCGGCCGATGAAAAGGCGGTATCGGATGCGCTGCAGATCAGCGTTGAAAACAGCGTCTGCGTCCAGGTTTACAACGATCAGGACCGTCTCGTCTATGAAACAGACAGCCTGGGATCCGCCTGCGCCTTTCATGCCCCGAGCAAGGTGAGCTCGGATGCCTCGCTCAATGTCCGCAATCCACAGCAGTTAAAAACGATGCTCGATGAGCAGACGGGATCGGGGAGTGTTCTTCTGACCAATACGCAGACGAGTCAGGAGATGATCATCTATGGTCAGACGGTGCATGCGACGCTTGCCAATTACTACATCTATGTCAATTCACCGCTGGAGCCGGTGGATTCGATCATCAATTTCTTTTCACAGCAGTATTTTCTTTACATGGGCATTGTTGTCGTTGTGGCGTCCGTCGTCTCTTTGATCCTGTCCAATACGATCAGCCGGCCGATCAGGGCGATGCAGGCGCAGGCCAATAAGCTTGCTTCGGCGGATTACAGCGCCTCCTTCGAAGGCGGAAACTACACCGAAACAAAGGATCTTGCCACGACACTGAACGGGGCGGCGGAAAAGCTGGGGAAGATCAATGAGCTGCGCAAGGATCTGATTGCCAATGTGTCACATGATATTAAGACGCCGTTGACCAGCATCAAGGCATATGCGGAAATGATCCGCGATATTTCGGGAGACAATCCCGAAAAGCGCCAGCAGCATCTGAATGTCATTCTTTCGGAAGCGGACTACATGAATCATCTGGTGACGGATATGAGCGAGCTGGCCAAGCTGCAGTCGGGCAATTTCATCCTGCATCCGGTGAACTTTGACATCGTGGAGAAGATCAATGACCTCTGTGACTACAACGATGCGCAGGTGAAGGAGGGCGGACTGACGGTGATCCGCGATCTTCCAAACGAACTGATTGTCTATGCCGATGAAGTGAAGATTACGCAGGTCATCAATAACTTCTTTACCAATGCAATCAAGCACACGCCGCCGGGCAAAACCATTACGCTGCGCGCCTATCGCAAGGAAGACGAAGAGACGGCGCGGGTGGAAGTGATTGATGAGGGCGAAGGCATTTCGCCGGAAGAGCTGCCGTATATATGGGACCGCTATCAGAAGTCGTCGCGTTCCTTCTCACGTTCCATGACATCAACCGGTCTTGGGCTTTCCATTGCCAAGGGTATTCTGGGCGCGCACCATGCGAAGTTCGGCGTCATCTCGAAGGTCAATGAAGGTTCGACATTCTGGTTTGAACTGCAGCCGCCGCAGGAGCCGGAAGATATGGAAGAGGAAAATGAAGAAGAGTGA
- a CDS encoding ribosomal-processing cysteine protease Prp: MIQIRVTETQEKIRSIEITGHADSAPYGQDLVCASVSTIAFGLCNAIDLLNGKADVSIQDNRIYLSKAEPDTVTQTVLHTGLIQLQTLAETNPAFISIQISEV, encoded by the coding sequence ATGATCCAGATTCGCGTTACGGAAACGCAGGAAAAGATTCGTTCCATCGAAATTACAGGACACGCGGACAGCGCTCCCTATGGACAGGATCTGGTCTGTGCATCCGTCAGCACGATTGCATTCGGACTCTGCAATGCGATTGATCTGCTCAATGGCAAAGCGGATGTTTCCATTCAGGATAACCGGATTTACCTCAGCAAAGCCGAACCGGATACGGTGACGCAGACAGTCCTGCACACCGGACTGATTCAGCTGCAGACACTGGCTGAGACAAATCCCGCATTCATTTCTATTCAAATATCGGAGGTGTAA
- the ruvA gene encoding Holliday junction branch migration protein RuvA: MIAFIKGTIAAIGADWVVIENNGMGWQVAYPHCDRVHLKDEVQIFTYLNYSDVDLSLYGFESSEEKELFQRLISVKGLGPKTAMGMLAKAGTEKIIQAVETGDVSALKKVPGIGAKTASQIVLDLKGKLVPVAQKNTKADTVTYPPEIEEALQGLRNLGWKGSEISDAAAYLSSLGLHTTQEYLKAGLQYLNKKRTGGM, encoded by the coding sequence ATGATTGCGTTTATTAAGGGAACCATCGCTGCCATCGGGGCGGACTGGGTTGTCATTGAAAACAACGGGATGGGATGGCAGGTTGCCTACCCCCATTGTGATCGGGTTCATCTCAAGGATGAGGTTCAGATCTTTACCTATCTGAACTATTCGGATGTGGATCTGAGTCTTTACGGTTTTGAAAGCAGCGAAGAAAAGGAGCTGTTTCAGCGCCTGATTTCGGTCAAGGGCCTTGGCCCCAAAACAGCCATGGGCATGCTGGCGAAAGCAGGCACCGAAAAAATCATTCAGGCTGTGGAAACCGGCGATGTTTCGGCTTTGAAAAAAGTGCCGGGCATCGGAGCCAAGACGGCGAGCCAGATTGTTCTCGATCTCAAGGGCAAGCTTGTTCCGGTTGCTCAGAAGAATACGAAGGCCGATACCGTAACGTATCCGCCGGAAATCGAAGAAGCTCTGCAGGGATTGCGCAATCTGGGCTGGAAGGGCAGTGAGATCAGCGATGCGGCTGCCTATCTCAGCTCACTTGGACTCCATACGACCCAGGAATATCTCAAGGCCGGCCTGCAGTATCTGAATAAAAAGCGGACAGGAGGAATGTAA
- the obgE gene encoding GTPase ObgE, producing the protein MIDQIKIHVKAGDGGKGLVGWRHEKFYANGGPFGGDGGRGGHVYVEVDTNETTLAKLRYTKSVKAGNGEPGKMKKMHGADGEDVTLRVPLGTMIRNAATGDLLADLTRPHQIVQIAHGGKGGLGNYHFATARNDAPEYAQPGEPGESLDLIFELRLLADAGLIGFPSVGKSTFLSAATNARPAIAAYPFTTLEPNIGVVELKDGRSFVLADMPGLIEGAAEGRGLGDTFLRHIRRCRVLIHVLDMSGEQGDPLEDYAIINKELGSYDASLLEKPQIVVANKMDMDGAEDYLRMFKEAHPDLKVFETSTQLHKGIEAVLNEAEVQITRAREAEQAALKEQEQVVVYRYEPKRPDFTIENLGNRKWKVVSEKVDRLADTVDFNKENDVFAFAATLTKMGIDKALAEAGARDGDQVIVGSYVMDYNK; encoded by the coding sequence ATGATTGATCAGATTAAAATTCATGTAAAAGCAGGTGACGGCGGCAAAGGCCTGGTCGGCTGGCGTCATGAAAAGTTTTATGCCAATGGCGGACCGTTCGGCGGCGACGGCGGCCGGGGCGGCCATGTTTATGTTGAAGTGGATACCAACGAAACGACGCTCGCCAAGCTTCGCTACACCAAGAGTGTCAAGGCCGGCAATGGCGAACCGGGCAAGATGAAGAAGATGCACGGCGCCGATGGCGAAGATGTGACGCTGCGGGTTCCCCTTGGCACCATGATCCGCAATGCCGCAACCGGAGATCTGCTCGCCGATCTTACCAGGCCCCATCAGATCGTACAGATTGCCCATGGTGGCAAGGGCGGCCTTGGCAACTATCACTTTGCGACTGCCCGCAACGATGCACCGGAATATGCGCAGCCTGGCGAGCCGGGAGAATCTCTGGATCTGATTTTTGAGCTGCGTCTGCTGGCGGATGCGGGGCTGATCGGCTTCCCTTCGGTGGGAAAGTCGACGTTCCTTTCGGCTGCCACCAATGCGCGTCCGGCCATCGCTGCCTATCCCTTTACAACCCTGGAGCCGAACATCGGCGTCGTGGAACTGAAGGATGGCCGCAGCTTTGTGCTGGCCGATATGCCGGGTCTGATTGAAGGAGCTGCCGAAGGCAGGGGGCTTGGTGATACCTTCCTTCGCCATATCCGCCGCTGCCGCGTGCTGATTCATGTGCTTGACATGAGTGGTGAGCAGGGGGATCCGCTGGAGGACTATGCCATCATCAACAAGGAGCTTGGCTCCTATGATGCTTCGCTGCTCGAAAAGCCGCAGATCGTCGTCGCCAACAAGATGGACATGGACGGGGCGGAAGATTATCTCAGGATGTTCAAGGAAGCCCATCCGGATCTGAAGGTGTTTGAGACAAGCACCCAGCTTCATAAGGGCATCGAGGCCGTTCTCAATGAAGCGGAGGTTCAGATCACCAGGGCACGGGAAGCGGAACAGGCAGCCCTCAAGGAACAGGAACAGGTTGTTGTCTACCGCTATGAACCGAAGCGGCCTGACTTTACGATTGAAAATCTTGGCAACCGCAAGTGGAAGGTCGTCTCGGAGAAGGTGGATCGTCTGGCGGATACCGTCGACTTTAACAAGGAGAACGATGTCTTTGCCTTTGCGGCTACCCTTACAAAGATGGGCATCGACAAGGCACTGGCCGAAGCCGGGGCTCGCGATGGGGATCAGGTCATTGTCGGCAGCTATGTCATGGACTACAACAAGTAG
- the rplU gene encoding 50S ribosomal protein L21 produces MYAIIETGGKQVKVEKDSVIYVEKLDVKPGAEVVFDKVILVSDNGTKIGTPYVEGAKVTAKVEKQGKEKKIRIFKYKPKKGSTRRRQGHRQPYTKLTIESIEG; encoded by the coding sequence ATGTACGCAATTATCGAAACAGGCGGCAAGCAGGTCAAGGTCGAGAAGGATTCCGTCATCTACGTCGAGAAGCTCGATGTGAAACCGGGAGCTGAGGTTGTCTTCGACAAGGTCATCCTCGTCAGCGACAACGGCACCAAGATCGGCACACCTTATGTAGAAGGTGCCAAGGTTACGGCAAAGGTTGAGAAGCAGGGCAAGGAAAAGAAGATCCGTATCTTCAAGTACAAGCCGAAGAAGGGTTCCACCCGTCGCCGTCAGGGCCATCGCCAGCCGTATACAAAGCTTACGATTGAAAGCATCGAGGGCTGA
- a CDS encoding alpha/beta hydrolase encodes MSDRENKKHSFLRTIGTVAAAGTAAYGGLSWHLFNKLFDLERNTLHSVSLRQDGDEEAVNRWLVQAKRTDAYLQSFDGLTLHAIVITNHSEGHRWVLLAHGFGQSAMDMAGYMLEADKRGYNILAIDQRGCGGSRGRYCGMGWLEHYDVISWCSWLCEHDSDCEIALIGVDIGANAVMNAAGDYLSPHVKCGVEDGGCSDLKEELLYLLKSEPDLPSGAFIVGIDFFVKHLLHFSIYEYSTRRQLLTARIPLLFIHGNQDAFVPASMAIACSDACSSRKELALYDQCGHNEAVRQPDYFDKVFGFIETAF; translated from the coding sequence ATGTCTGACAGGGAAAATAAGAAGCACTCGTTTCTGAGAACGATCGGTACGGTTGCGGCAGCGGGGACGGCGGCCTATGGCGGTCTTTCGTGGCATCTGTTCAATAAGCTGTTTGATCTGGAACGGAATACGCTGCATTCCGTCAGTCTGCGTCAGGACGGGGATGAGGAGGCTGTGAACCGGTGGCTGGTGCAGGCGAAGCGGACGGATGCGTATCTGCAGTCGTTTGATGGGCTGACGCTGCATGCCATTGTGATCACCAATCATTCGGAAGGTCATCGCTGGGTTCTTCTGGCCCACGGCTTCGGGCAGAGTGCGATGGATATGGCCGGGTACATGCTGGAAGCCGACAAACGGGGCTACAACATTCTTGCCATTGATCAAAGAGGATGCGGCGGCAGCCGTGGCCGTTATTGCGGGATGGGCTGGCTGGAGCACTACGATGTGATCAGCTGGTGCAGCTGGCTTTGTGAGCATGACAGTGACTGTGAGATTGCTTTGATCGGCGTGGATATTGGTGCCAATGCCGTCATGAATGCGGCGGGCGATTATCTGAGTCCGCATGTGAAGTGCGGCGTTGAGGACGGGGGCTGCAGCGATCTGAAGGAGGAGCTGCTGTATCTTCTGAAGAGTGAACCCGATCTTCCGAGCGGTGCCTTCATTGTCGGCATTGACTTCTTCGTGAAGCATCTGCTGCATTTCTCGATCTATGAGTATTCGACGCGGCGGCAGCTTCTGACGGCAAGGATTCCTCTGCTGTTTATTCACGGCAATCAGGATGCGTTTGTTCCTGCAAGCATGGCGATTGCGTGCAGCGATGCCTGCAGTTCCAGGAAGGAACTGGCGCTGTATGATCAGTGCGGCCACAATGAGGCAGTTCGGCAGCCGGATTACTTCGATAAGGTGTTCGGTTTCATCGAAACCGCGTTTTAA
- a CDS encoding tRNA1(Val) (adenine(37)-N6)-methyltransferase encodes MKKSEPWLAGTDFVFHEPADCFHVNSDTYLLGSFLRLKHNDTVLDIGTNTGALLLYASLFQPQKLIGVDINEKAIEQAAVNLKDNGVSAELFTMPVQQLNIPAVSAIVCNPPYFDSRQMTKAGPEGTARADGTLGMQDLFASTRRLLKDHGKLFLVQRPRQLENILLEASQVHLHLTRMCFAYDRPGGRAKTVLLEFCRNVAPELEVMEPVYLNAK; translated from the coding sequence ATGAAGAAGAGTGAACCCTGGCTGGCCGGAACGGATTTTGTATTTCATGAACCGGCAGACTGCTTCCATGTCAATTCGGATACGTATCTGCTTGGCAGTTTTCTGCGCCTAAAGCACAATGATACGGTTCTTGATATCGGGACAAATACAGGGGCTCTGCTGCTGTATGCCTCGCTGTTTCAGCCGCAGAAGCTGATTGGCGTCGATATCAATGAAAAGGCAATTGAGCAGGCGGCAGTGAACCTGAAGGACAACGGTGTTTCTGCTGAGCTGTTTACGATGCCGGTGCAGCAGCTGAACATTCCGGCGGTCAGCGCCATTGTGTGCAATCCGCCGTACTTTGACAGCCGCCAGATGACCAAGGCCGGCCCTGAAGGTACAGCCCGGGCGGACGGAACACTGGGGATGCAGGATCTCTTTGCTTCGACAAGGCGGCTGTTAAAGGATCATGGGAAGCTGTTTCTTGTGCAGCGGCCGCGGCAACTGGAGAACATCCTTCTTGAGGCGTCACAGGTTCATCTGCATTTGACGCGGATGTGCTTTGCGTATGATCGGCCGGGCGGTCGGGCGAAGACAGTGCTGCTGGAGTTCTGTAGGAATGTGGCGCCGGAGTTGGAAGTGATGGAACCGGTTTATCTCAACGCAAAATAA